From Salvelinus sp. IW2-2015 linkage group LG2, ASM291031v2, whole genome shotgun sequence, one genomic window encodes:
- the LOC111979017 gene encoding helix-loop-helix protein 2-like: protein MMLSPDQPDAGLPTETLLNGIKMECAPMPAEPAEGEGKARSLSMPSLSREEKRRRRRATDKYRSAHATRERIRVEAFNVGFAELRKLLPTLPPDKKLSKIEILRLAICYITYLNHVLDA, encoded by the coding sequence ATGATGCTAAGTCCAGACCAGCCAGATGCCGGGCTGCCCACAGAGACCCTGCTGAACGGCATCAAGATGGAGTGCGCCCCCATGCCCGCGGAGCCCGCAGAAGGCGAGGGCAAGGCGCGATCTCTGTCCATGCCTTCCCTcagcagggaggagaagaggaggcggCGGCGTGCCACAGACAAGTACCGGTCCGCACACGCCACGAGAGAGCGCATCCGCGTTGAGGCCTTCAACGTTGGGTTCGCCGAGCTGAGGAAACTTCTCCCGACACTTCCGCCAGACAAGAAGCTGTCCAAGATCGAGATTCTCCGGCTGGCAATCTGCTACATCACCTACCTCAACCATGTGCTGGACGCGTAG
- the LOC111972435 gene encoding zona pellucida sperm-binding protein 3-like: MGQLARGSLYLFVLLCLGWVCEAHWNSQRGPARQPVSLSYDDVSPTKPELREQVQDQARPQVTAWAPDPESVVKVVLTPPELVRSVGARCGENRVRVEAKLDLFGTGQLVKAEDVSLGGCVSTELDLSAQVLLFESELHACGSVLTMTEDYLVYAFTLIYTPTPEGVSSIVRTNDATVCIECHYLRRLNVSSNALRPTWLPYGATKVAEDSLTFTLALMNDDWKYERSSNVYFLGDIIHLVASVQQYHHVPMRVFVDSCVATLVPDTNSTPIYDFIQNHGCVTDALQTGSVSQFLVRSQLDRLHLQLEAFRFQQQTSPNIYITCSLKASVATAPLDMEHKACSFALGSNRWVGADGDDEVCGCCQTSCGQRKGRSLPSDTDVVWEEDAMLGPIFIQDTYVKWDQEVHAGEQEVQAEAQHSHMLAEDPSEAGVSAEAVVVGLVMVLGLLCVGILVTVLYMRNKPNTYSSDLPTTFN, encoded by the exons atgggGCAGCTGGCGCGAGGATCTCTATATTTATTTGTGCTTCTCTGTTTGGGCTGGGTTTGTGAAGCACATTGGAACTCACAGAGAGGGCCTGCTCGACAACCTGTCTCATTGAGCTACGATGATGTGTCACCAACAAAACCTGAGCTTAGGGAGCAAGTCCAGGACCAAGCCAGGCCCCAGGTCACAGCCTGGGCTCCTGATCCCGAGTCTGTTGTGAAGGTGGTGTTGACCCCTCCAGAGCTTGTCAGGAGTGTGGGGGCCCGCTGTGGGGAGAACAGGGTGCGGGTGGAGGCCAAACTGGACCTGTTTGGGACGGGCCAGTTAGTGAAGGCGGAGGATGTCTCCCTGGGAGGTTGCGTCTCCACGGAGTTGGACCTCTCAGCCCAGGTCCTGCTGTTTGAGTCGGAGCTGCACGCCTGTGGAAGTGTGCTGACG ATGACAGAGGACTACCTTGTCTATGCCTTCACCCTGATCTACACCCCAACACCGGAAGGTGTCAGTTCCATTGTCAGGACCAATGATGCCACAGTCTGCATTGAGTGCCACTATCTGAG GAGACTCAATGTGAGTAGCAATGCCCTGAGGCCCACCTGGCTTCCCTATGGTGCTACCAAAGTAGCTGAGGACTCCCTGACCTTCACCCTTGCACTCATGAATG aTGACTGGAAGTATGAGAGGTCATCTAATGTCTACTTCCTGGGAGACATTATTCATCTGGTGGCATCTGTGCAGCAGTATCACCATGTGCCCATGCGTGTGTTTGTGGACAGCTGTGTGGCCACCCTGGTCCCTGACACCAACTCCACTCCCATATATGACTTCATCCAGAACCATGG GTGTGTAACTGATGCCCTGCAGACAGGCTCTGTCTCCCAGTTCCTGGTCCGCTCTCAGCTGGACAGACTCCACCTCCAGCTAGAGGCCTTCCGCTTCCAGCAGCAGACCAGCCCCAAT ATCTACATCACCTGTAGCCTGAAGGCCTCTGTAGCAACTGCTCCCCTAGACATGGAGCACAAGGCCTGCTCCTTCGCTTTAGGATCCAACCG CTGGGTAGGAGCTGATGGAGATGATGAGGTGTGTGGCTGCTGTCAGACTTCCTGTGgccagaggaaggggaggagtctGCCCTCTGATACAG ATGTAGTGTGGGAAGAGGATGCTATGCTGGGGCCAATCTTCATCCAGGACACCTACGTGAAATGGGACCAGGAAGTACATGCTGGAGAGCAGGAAGTGCAGGCTGAAGCACAGCACTCTCATATGTTGGCTGAGGATCCATCTGAAGCAG GTGTCTCTGCAGAGGCAGTTGTGGTGGGATTGGTGATGGTGTTGGGCCTTCTCTGTGTGGGCATTCTGGTAACTGTCCTGTACATGAGGAACAAGCCCAATACCTACTCCAGTGATTTACCCACAACCTTTAACTGA